Part of the Cohnella candidum genome, ATGTTCCCGGTGCGGCTTGCGAAGGCGATCATACGCTCAAGCTCTCCAATTGCTTCACCATCTCGGTCGGATCGACAATGAATTCGCCGCCCGCTTCCATCACGGGCACGCTCATGACTCCGGCTTCCATAAGCCTTTCGCGGGATGCCTCGTCATGATCGATGTTGATGATCTCGACTGCCAGGCCCGACCGGGCGATTTCGGACTTGATCCACATGCATTTCGGACATACCGTTCTCGTGTAAAGTTTCATAGCGCTTCTCCTCCGGATTTCAATTGATGATGAATATAAAAAGCACCCTCGTCTCCGAGGGTGCCGCAAACGATAAACATGAATCGACTCCGGCAAGCAGCGATGCTCATCTGCTGGAAAGGCCGGGAGAAGGAATCCTGATGGTTATCGTTCGATTTCCCAGCCCCCGGAGAAATGCAAACATCGTTCCGAAAAAGGCAGGTCTCCTGGCTACGCTTCTTTCTCCCGTTCCCTTCCCATGCCTGGCACAGTGGATTCGAACGTTCGTCAGCGTTACAGTTGCGGGGACAGCGCTAGAATCGCACTAGCTTCCCTATTAAACTACCGAAGTAGTACCTGTCCGGAACTCTATTCAATTGGAATGTTCTGATTGTAGCACACCTCCGCGGCCATTCCAAGATACAGTATGTAAACATTGGATTATGAGGCGTTCGACTCAAGATATTGATCGCCCATAGGAAATTTCTATGGCTGTATATAGTTTTTAAGTGTTTTTCGATGGCGAATTCTTCCCCCTATAATGGGGTCAACATGGAACCAAGGAGTGTTGGCGTTGAAGACTTCGGTTATCGGTTACCCCCGAGTCGGGGCATTAAGAGAGCTTAAATTTGCGTCCGAAAAGTTTTTCAAAGGCGAGATCGCGGCGGAGGAATTGCAACGTATTGGCGCAACGCTGAGAGCGGCCCATTGGAAGCTGCAACAGGAGAGCGGCATCGATTGGATTCCATCCAACGATTTCTCGTATTACGACGGACTGCTCGACACGGCCAGCTTGTTCAACGTCATTCCGAAGCGATACCGCGCGCTCGGCCTTGGCCCGTTGGAAACTTACTTCGCGATGGCGCGAGGCTATCAAGGTAAACAAGGCGACGTGAAAGCTTTAGCCATGAAAAAATGGTTCAACACGAACTACCACTACATGGAGCCGGAGATCGAGGATACCGCGGATATCCGGCTTGAGGGAACAAAGCTGTTCGACGAGTATGCGGAGGCAAAGCGGCTGGGCATCGCAACCAAACCCGTCCTGATCGGAGCTTTCACGCTGCTTAAGCTTGCGAAATACACGGGCGCCAAAAAGGCCGAGGACTTCGCCGACCATGTTGCGGATGCCTATTCGGCCGTGCTGGACAAATTGAACGCGCTTGGCGCGGCGTGGCTCCAACTGGATGAGCCGGCATTGGTCACGGATTTGACTACGGAGGATATCGCGCTTTTCTCGAAGCTCTATTCCAGGATTCTATCCGCCAAAGGGAACGTCAAAGTTCTCGCGCAAACGTATTTCGGAGACGTTCGCGACGTTTATCCGACCCTGCAAGCACTTCCGTTCGATGGCATCGGCCTCGATTTCGTAGAAGGCAAACGGTCTTTGGATCTTGTGCGTCAGTACGGATTCCCGGACGGTAAAGTGCTGTTCGCGGGCGTCATCAACGGCAAAAACATCTGGAAAAACGACTATCCACGCACCCTTGGCCTGATTCGCGAAATCGGCGGGCATGCGCAGCAGATCATGATCGGCCCGTCCTGCTCGCTGCTCCATGTGCCTTACACGCTGGCGCATGAAAAGAAGCTGCCTGCGGAGAAAAAAAGGTTCCTGGCTTTCGCGGAGGAGAAACTGCGGGAGCTGTCGGAGCTCAAAGCGATCGCAGAGCATGCCGATCCTCATGCTTCACCGTTATACACGGAGAACGAAAAGCTGTTCAGCGGGCCGCGGTTTACGAACGATGAAGCGGTGCAGGCAAGAGCGACGGCGCTCACGGAAGCGGATTTCAGGAGGCTTCTCGCCTTTGCGGAGAGGGAAGCGATTCAGAAAGCGAAATTCAATTT contains:
- a CDS encoding glutaredoxin family protein — translated: MKLYTRTVCPKCMWIKSEIARSGLAVEIINIDHDEASRERLMEAGVMSVPVMEAGGEFIVDPTEMVKQLESLSV
- the metE gene encoding 5-methyltetrahydropteroyltriglutamate--homocysteine S-methyltransferase, with the translated sequence MKTSVIGYPRVGALRELKFASEKFFKGEIAAEELQRIGATLRAAHWKLQQESGIDWIPSNDFSYYDGLLDTASLFNVIPKRYRALGLGPLETYFAMARGYQGKQGDVKALAMKKWFNTNYHYMEPEIEDTADIRLEGTKLFDEYAEAKRLGIATKPVLIGAFTLLKLAKYTGAKKAEDFADHVADAYSAVLDKLNALGAAWLQLDEPALVTDLTTEDIALFSKLYSRILSAKGNVKVLAQTYFGDVRDVYPTLQALPFDGIGLDFVEGKRSLDLVRQYGFPDGKVLFAGVINGKNIWKNDYPRTLGLIREIGGHAQQIMIGPSCSLLHVPYTLAHEKKLPAEKKRFLAFAEEKLRELSELKAIAEHADPHASPLYTENEKLFSGPRFTNDEAVQARATALTEADFRRLLAFAEREAIQKAKFNLPPLPTTTIGSFPQTADVRANRSSFKKGAITEEQYKQFNFGKIEECIERQEEIGLDVLVHGEYERNDMVEYFGESLDGFIFTENAWVQSYGTRCVKPPIIWGDIRRAKPITVEYSAYAKRLTDKPVKGMLTGPVTILNWSFPREDISLKDSALQIALAIRDEVLDLEANGIDIIQIDEAALREKLPLRQSDWHREYLSWAIPAFRLTHSGVQAGTQIHTHMCYSQFSDIIREIDDMDADVITFEASRSDLSIIESIQACGFRTEVGPGVYDIHSPRIPSVEELKQALKRMLESINPAKLWVNPDCGLKTRGENETWASLRNLVQAAKEARNEL